In the genome of Epinephelus moara isolate mb chromosome 14, YSFRI_EMoa_1.0, whole genome shotgun sequence, the window gcgttgtcacgtaaatgacaaattccagcgccatagcacaacacagcagcatgtcaagtgggccgaacccgagcaaaatttctcaatttttcatttgttatggagtccatgatttccctgtgacacttacaaatgtttgcttaactgtgcttggatgttgttttatgaggctctggcggctttcagttgtctctttgtctttaacgttacacggctcggctttctctcgcatgcactcttcctacttttctctgtgctgtctcaagtgctgatatagattggtcgtgttgccgcgggacgtggcgactttaacttttacacttacacagcacgtctttctgttcaacgtcgccgtacctgaatccaaagtatcgccatgtaacagacgtttttttcgccaccaactcagcctgttcatggttgagctcatgctcttcttcagcatctgtgttggtcactgctgcacgccggctgcacgcaccaggatagcttgtgggcgtgatgtcaacaaactccacacactacaggagaggcagtcacgttcacaggcacacacgttaacatttatttagcctacattaaatcgcaaatcgcaacCATTTATGCGGTTacgtaatcgcacagcctgacatcgcgattgcgattagattaatcgtgcagcactaccaAAATATTCACTGTTTCTTTCAttaagacaacaaaaataaacatatttattgtCGCTTTCGTAAAATGTAGCCTGTTTCATGATGACTACCCCCTTCACTAAAAATGGTATGAGCATGCACTGATATTAGTAAAGCAGATATGGGGAGGGCCCATTCACTGGACCGTTTCAGGGGCCTAACGATTTCTGTGGGCGGGCCTGAAGTCAGGTTAGCTTTTTCCCTGTCTTTGCAGTCattatgctatgctaagctgCAGCTTCGTATATAGCCctcagacatgagagtggtatcgacCTCGTCATCTAAGAAAGCGAATAGTGTATTtccaaaatgtgaaattattatTCCTTTAAGTTTCCATAGGTCAATGACTAATATGTatataacaaagaaaaaattaGTATGTTAAATTAAGGGATTTCtttcaaggtccagtgtgtaagatttagggggatttagtggaatcgagcagtgaggactgcagattgcaaccagatgAATTCTAACaatgttctttgttcaggaggtttttgctGGGAgatgaattatcctcagaggtctctccctctccaaaacaaatggacatgGTGATCAAAACCAgtataaaaaacactgaataaagcagtttcatgttacgcACGTTGCTGTGTGCTCCCCtatttctctgataacttaatgtgtgctcaccttattccTGATACAGATGTTCAGGTGGTTTTCACCAGCAGCCAAATTATTCTTATAGGTCTCCTCGTCACctaaacaaatggaccaggtgatcaAGCTGGTAAAAGCAATGAATGAAATGGTTTCAGggacaaatcaatgtttctctaATGCTGTTTGGCAATTACGGTGACCAATGCGAAACCATGAATGGCaatatctagagccagtgtttggtttgtctgtttagGGCTACGTAGAAACATGGTGTTGCAACATGGTTACCTGCTACCTTTGTAGATATGaaaggctcattctaaggtaacgaaaacacagtaattcttactttcaggtgattatacactaaagaaaacatgctcattacattatattctatgtgcaccagtatatccccctaaatcctactgGACACTGGACAGCTTCTTTGGTAAAACTCTTCTCTATATGTGTAGGATGATTTAAATTTCCGTGCTCTCAGTTTGTTTAGTTAAGTTGACATTGGCATTGGAATGTCCGGACTTTTTCCATTGTCTTTTCCTCCCGCTACACACCAATCTAAACACCTCCCTTGCCCTCTGCTTAAAGTGCTTCCCCACTATTACATACAGGAAAGGATTCAGTGAGCTGTTACTATAGCCAATGTAAGTAGCAATCTGGTTTCCAATGTCCAACACATACGCCCATGTACATCCTGTGATGACTTCATAATGATCCAAGGTGTCCAAGAAGATGATAACCTGGTAGGGCAGCCAGCAGAGGATGAACACTGCCAGAACGACAAGAACGAGGCACGCTGCTTTCCTTTCCACACTGCCTCTGCTGCCTTTTCTCATCTTCTGGCTTTGCCGAAGGACTTTAGTAATGTGGTAAGTACAGAAGGACACAATGGGGACAGGGATAAGGAAGCACACTATGTTGGCAGTCATGTTGTAGCGCAGTCTCCAGCCTTCATGGGGATAGTCAAGATAACATGCCTCAGTGTCCAGATGAGGGATGAACTGGACGGAGCGGAAGAGGATAGCTGGGAAGCTGAGCATGACCCCAGTAATCCAGATGCCTATGCAAATCACATGTGCCCAGAAGGCCCGTCTCTCCCTCCCCTGGGTGAGGGGTCTAGTGAGGACCAGGTATCTGTCCACGCTCACAAGCGTAAGGAACAACACACTGCAATAGTAATTCATCCCAATGATAATGCCGGTAAGCTGGCACATGGGCTCCCCAAACCTCCAGTTGAACTTGTTGATAATAGTTGCTACCCAGAACGGCAGGCAGGAAACCATGAGGAGATCAGcagctgctaggttgctcagATAGATGTCGGCCACAGAGCTGCGCCGCTTCTGGAGATAGAACACACAAAGCACAAAGGAGTTGCCGATCACTCCAAGGAGGCAGATGATGGACATGTAGGCAGGCTGCATGGTGTAAACCCAGTCCCATGCTTCTGTGTGGTTGCAGACAAGCTCATCTCTTGCATCAGTCTCCATGGGTGATGTAGATCACTGTGAAAGCTGTTGCACACTAACAGAAATTTTAGGGTTAGAAAAAGGGTGTGCTCACAATAAATTCCAGTAAAAGCTTTCAGCTGTGTCAACACAGGCGTAATATCTGTGTTGCTACCTTCACATCATGATTTGTTTTAAAGTGACAAGGGATTATTGATTTAGTAGGGTGTAAGTGATTTAGTGGTGGTTTATCAGTCGGAGCTCACAGCACACATGCCTTTGTCAAAGAGGGGAATCTTAGCAACAGATACTGTATGGAACATGTCTGATCGTCAGTCCGTGCAAGTATGAGTTTGTGGCCTGGGTTCTTTTCAAACTCTTTCAGTATGATTACTGGTCTGGAAACTAACacaaatttagaaaaaaaatattgatacaaTATTTTCAGTAATATAAAACTGGCATTGTTATTTCCATTACTGTACATCTTTTCCATGAtgatcatggatggattactgaacgggcctaccGGGCAGGCACAGATCCAGGGGCAAAAAAGTGTCAGGGGGCTGCtaggccttcacttgcaaaatgtcattcaaatTAACATGGACCGAccagaaagagactcaaaatgaccttaaaaagacaaaaagatcagaaagagatgcaaagagacacaaaataaccacaaaaaatgTCCACTAAGATTACAAAAATGGCTACAAagtgacataaaatgaccaaaaatacataaaattaccTCAACAAGGTACGAAATGaccctaaaaaaacaaaacaaccaaaaagagacaaaatggcCACAGAAAGATCACAGAAAgatcacaaagagatgcaagggAACTGCATctgacacaaaattacaacacAAATATTGGCAAAACATtcacaaagaaagacaaaacagctacaaagagacacaaaatgactaccaagtgacataaaatgacctcgatgacacacaaaacaaccataaggagacacaaaatgactacaaaaagacaaaaaggcaaaaacatcacaaagagatgcaaagagggacaaaataacaacacaaataatggcaaaacattcacaaaaaaaaaccccaaaatggctatgaagagacacaacatgactaccAAGCAACAAAAAATTaccaaaaatgtataaaattacctcagtaagacactaaatgacctcaaagacaccaaacaaccacaaggagacacaaaatgaccacaaagagatcaCAAAgatcacaaagagatgcagatTGACTGCAAAAAGACCCCACATAACAACACAAATATTGGTAAATTATGCACTaagagacactaaatgactacaaagtgacataaaatgaccaaaaatgcaTAGAATTACCCCAGtaagacacagaatgacctcaaagacacacacaaccacaaggagacccaaaatgaccacaaaatgatcacaaagaaatgcaaaggaactgcataGAAAGACAAAATAACGACACAAATATTGGCAAAACATCCACAAAGATAGGCAAAACAGCTAcgaagggacacaaaatgactacaaagtgacataaaatagccaaaaaatacatacagttaTCCAAGTTagagacaaaatgaccttaaaaacacacaacacaaccacgagacacaaaattaccccaaaaagacaaaaagatcacaaaaagatgcaacgggcttgcaaagagacacaaaataacaacacaaataTGGCTAAAACATtcacagaaagaaaagacaaaatggcTATGAAGGGACACACAATGATTACAAAGTTACATAGAATGACCAAAAATGCATACAGttacctcaaaaagacaaaaaactcaCAAAGAAATATGAAGGAACTGCAAAAgcacacaaaaccaccacaaaaatgggcaaaacaccgactaagagacacaaaatgactacaaagtgacatAAAATGGCCAAAGAATGTATAAATTTACttcaataagacacaaaatgacctaaaatacaaacaaaacaaccacaagaagacacaacatgaccacaaagagacattaaCCACAAACAGATGCTTCATGACCACacgtcttgctcctatgtaggaaaggtggtggggccctttacATATCTATGCCCAGAGGCCCATAATaatcataatccgcccatggttATAATGAACAAAGTTAtggaaaatatgtaattttgttacatcaaaaaaaacaacaacaaaaaaaacaacaacacatctcATTatatgttagcttgctaatgtccattttagcattagcattaaattaacacaaaatacagaatataaactgttgttcttttttttaacattcaaatAATATATCAGCAGTTTGACAGCCAATAAACATATTCTTTATTTAACAGTTTCCTCTTTGGAACCAGCTGTCCTCCAGCCATGTGCTCCCTTGTCACATGACCTCTGCTGCAGTCACCAAGTATACAAACCTTAAAAGAACCTACCTgagtttacattttttacagtgtggagGAAATGACAGCAACCAAAAGTggtggttttttttaatgcaaaaaagacacaagataCAGTTTGTTCCTTCTGCTGTCAAGTAAGTGGGACACaaatagaaaataagaaatgtgtttttatatttcttatttttgatAAGAACACAAAAAGTTGAAGAACCATCCACACACACCGTgagtatttatatatttaagtcCAACTGAAAATTCATTTCTTCTTACTTTCTGTGCAAAGAAATATGAACTGAGATGATACTGCAGCTGTTGTGCACATTCTCCTATTATTAGGAGCAGATTTTTTTGGACGAAGCTTCAAGCATCTGGAAAGATCTTTCTCATGGCAGGCTGACATTTGAGGGCCGGATTTACTGGGAGACACGCTTTCAACTTCCATGATGCTACAGACAGGAGTACATCAACGCCCTGTATCGCCTTTAAACATTTTCCCCCTCACATTTGACTATTATGTGCTTAAGTTTTTATTCCTCTCAAAAAGTGGAACAAGCTAGGATAACTTGCATAATCCAAGGCAGACAAAATACATGGAGCAAGGTCAAACGGTGTATTTTCAGCATGCATTTCAccctttgaagtcattttgtctGCCTGCATGTTTTTTCGCTCCACAACAATTTCCAGCTCTGGCAGTGGTGGTAAAACCTGACTCCCAACAAAGATTTCCTGTTTGGCGCGACATGCCTAACATTTTGGGGACAGCTAGGGGTGTACCCTCACCCACAGCCCACAATGAGTCAACATTGGGCCATTAAATGTTGGGAGTGTGGAAAAATATAAAGTGAGATGTCCATACAGCCAACGaaaatgagtgtgtttgtgtgtcaccaGTGGAAACTCTTTGACAGAGCCCTGTTTTTAACTGCAGCAGACAATGAGTCAGTGACACCAGAAAACACTTAGCAAGCAGTTGTTGGAGCTCTCGTTCTAAGTCTAGTCTTTTGCTCAACTCAACATTGAAATGCAAGATTCAACAAGACATCCATAAAaccatttgtatgttttatttgacCTGTAATATGTTCAGAGATAAACAAATACTGGTACTATTACAATCTGAGTTATCAGCAGTACAAGGCAGAGTATAAAAACTGTATTTACATGAATTATTTTACAGCATCCAGGCTGGTTTACACCACACCATCTCTACATTCACGATACGGATGTTTGCCAATGTTTGTAACAAGAGGCTGGCTGAAGTTTATTGCATGTGGTGAGAAAAGCAATTCATTCAAGCCCTGGTCCTACACGTATAACTTCATTTCTTAAAATTCAGTTTATCTTTTTAAAGAGGCCCATccaggtctcactcccaacttgctAAACACAGACATTCGGTCATAtcatgcacagaggcaccctttatCGATGGTATGAGATGCAAAGGGCAGATGCTCCAGGCATCTACTGCAGTATTGATATGAGAAAGGGTGATATGGTCCCATTGCATCCACtacaaatgtaataataaattaagCTTATCATTGGAAAAATTTACATTTGTGCAAGTCTATTAAATGACACTCCACCACTCTTTCTGCAAAGTCCTTTTTGACGGGGAAGACTGCTTTTGAAAGCAGCATTTTATACCATTGTCTTCAATGTAGAGGACAGGTTTGACGAACGCGACGACTCAGAGGTAATTGTTCTTTCCAAGTGCCACTGCTTGAAGAGTTCCCGAACTTTTTTCCGGAAGTTCTTTCCCACAATGACGTAGAGGATGGGGTTGAGAACGCTGTTGAAGAAGCCTAAGTAGGTGAAGAGCTGATTGCAGATTTCCAGGACAGACAAGAGGTGACACCCTCCCAGGACCTCGGCTCGTAAGAGTACGTCCAGTGTGGTGACGATGTGGAATGGCACCCAGCAGATAAGGAATGCCAGGAGGACCACCAGCACCAGCGTGGTGGCCTTCTGCTCTGTTTTCTCAGCATTGAACCTCTCTATTGCCTGGACCTTCAAAGCCTGAATAATCCTGATAGTGCAGAATGAGATAATCGAAATGGGGATGATGAAGCTAAAAACGACCAACATCCCATCAAAGAGCAGCTCTACAGTATGGTTTGGGTAGACCAGATAGCATGCGGTGACATCATAGTCAGGCAGGTAGTCCACTTTCCTGAAGATGAGTGTGGGGACACTCAGGAGCAAACCGAAACCCCACACCAGCGCACAGCCCAGTTTGGCATATTTTGGCCTACGCATTCTGCCATGGGACATTGTTCGCACCAGTGCCACATAGCGATCTATGCTAACCAGGACGAGGAAGTAGATGCTGCTGTAGGCGTTCAGCTTAATGCCCATGTTGATCACTTTGCACAGGAACAGACCGAAGTGCCAGTTAAAACCATTGGATATGTAGACGGCCCAGAAAGGCAAACAGGACACCAGGACGAGGTCAGCTGCAGCCAGGTTGCTCAAGTAGATCTCAGCAACAGTGCAGGGCTTCTTGTGGAAGCAGAAAACCACCAGGACGAACGCATTGAAAATGACTCCCAGCACAGTGATGACCAGGATATACACCGGCTGGCCGGTGTGGAGCCACTCCCAGTCGTACGGATCAGTACAATCGGAGCCATTGGTGTTGTTCTGTGCTCCATATAGAGCTGTGGTGCTGAAGTCTGGGATGCTGTTGGGAACATAAAACAAAGACCAATAAATGTtagcattaaaacaacattttttttgagtTAGATGAGAACATCAGTGCCACTCTTACTGCTATTTTATGCTCTgctggttagcctagcttagcattaaaactgaaaacagtggGAAACACCTGCAGTAGCTCGGCTTGTCTCTGTCcagaggtaacaaaatccaACTTGGTGTGTTGTTGGGGAAATGTTCATTGTTAGGTCATCCCCTGAGATGAGGATTCAGCAAGAGCAGAGTTCAACATGATGGCTGTTACGGCTCTTTTCTGTACGTTCAAGCTGTGAGCTTTGTTGTGCagtaaaacaacacaacatgaCTAGCAATTGAGCCTCTACAGACAGCTGATCATAAGCCTCTGAGCTCTTTAAGCACCACCTACACAGCCGATCATAAAACAGAGCAGTTCACTGCAACTGGAACTACTAATTGCTGCATTGCACCTTTACACACACCACCAGCAGCCCTGCCTTCACCCATAAATCAATAACTTTTACAACTATACCTGCTGTGATACTCTGCCAAGTTTatgctcatgtttttgtgtccacttcctgttttattttgaaatgtgctctcattgtgtttagtgtttttttttttccccacctttGTTAATTAcctcatgtgtttcacctgtgtcttgttccactcacctgtgtgtaCATAGTAATCAACCCCTGTGTATTTAAAGCCCTGTGTTTCCCCCATTCACTTGGCAGATTGTCATTGTCTTCCTCTTGTGTTCATGCTTTCCAGCCTTTACTTTGTGTTTGATTCCTTGGTTTTTGTCTCAGCTTAAAGTGAGGGACTTTGGTGTGATTTCCCTGAATGGATTTTTCTGCCTTCACGTGTTTGACCCCTCAAATTTAGATCAAACAGTGAGGCCATGATGGGGTAATGCCAACTGTTTTATGATCCATCAGGGAGATATAAAGTAAGTCCATCATATGCCTCATGTAACATTAGTTGCTCAAGCAATCCACTTTAAATTGCCTTGCACATAATCTGGAGCTTTCACAGATACCACTTTCCTCAAGTGAATAAATTCTGGCCTGCTGCCTGTAACCACAGCATTTTTGGTAAACAGCCACCCTGATGTACCATACTATTGCCAGCTAGCGAACATAACCTTAGCCCTGTGCAGATTGATTGATGGGTGGATGGTGTGCTATTATCGGTTGAAATTGGATCGTTGTAGCTCATGTAAGCACAGGTCATATTTAGCTTTAAAGGAGAAACCCTTATTGGATTTTGATTTAACAAAATGAAGAACgattttttataaatgttttggGCATATATTGTTGAATAGGTGCACAAAACGTCAGGGGATGTGATCAAAAAGAGTTGAAAAGgcatttttttcatcattcatttcattttaagtcACGTAGAGCGGTCACCATGTTCCAGTAATGAGCAACAGGCTTGGCTCTGTTCACCTTAATTTCCCTGGGGATGTTTGACTTTGCTCTGCACAGTATGAGATCATTTTAGACATCCAAGGATCTGTTTTTCACTGCACCGTAGCGTCAAAGTCAACTATATTTTGAAATGATACACATATGAGAATTTCTGAATGTATTAAGAATCAGTAACAGAGCTGCAATTTAAGAGCATAGGTCCACATCAAATGTGTCACACAAGAGTTTGCAGTAGAAGATGGCAGCTCTGCAACAGTGGGCAAATTGAACGCATATGCAACTTCTGCAATGTGCAACATGAACTTTACAGTAACCACAAGTTTGTCGTAAAATGCATGGTTTTCTTTGGTAGTCAAAATTGCAAACATAAAACTTGTAACCAAAATATATATAGTGAAAATGAAAGGGAACTACGGGTCACTGTTACATAACACTGAATACGTTTACATAAATAGATGAGATGATGAAAGACATGTCTATACTGGTAGAGACAATTCTGGTTTTTCATCCCctggtttgttttgtctttgtttcactggaTCATTTACTTTTAGGAATCAAGACATTCTGTCACCCAACACACCCTGATGTGTGATAACTGTGATTTTCTGTGAGTTTCTGCACTTAGTCATTGGCATACAGTGATTATAAAGCATAACACTACTTTATGTTTAAGAAGACTTAATGTATCAGTGCTACtgtgaaatatttcacaatatttAAAACCAAACGGCGGTCATGCATACCTTGTAGATTGAAGAGTCATTCCTCCTGAGTAAGTCCAGATGTAAAATGTCCAGATGCCCAGCTGCACTACTCAGTAGCTCTCCCTTACTCTACTGAGTCTGCCTCTGACTCGCCCTCTTATAGGAAATTATAAGGGTGTCAGCCAACTTCAGTTCTTatgctctctttttctctctctcactctcctgtTTGTCCCCTGCCCTCCTCTGAGTAACATCATACATACAGCAACATCTACGTGTTTGCGACCTGGCTAATGTTTATTTGCTTGAGGTTTTATTATTGGATGAGGACTGTTCAGAATGCGGCCGCTTGAGCTGGAAGTTTAAGTGTCAGTGTGGGCAGATGACGTCTGTCTTGGTGTAAATACACTGCAGGTAAAATTGAGAATTTCAGCATATTTGAGGACTTACTGGATATTTTGtgggaaatgaatgaatttccAATTACACAAACATCTGACGTGAGCATAGTAATGCTATTCCCTCAGCGTTAAAGTGAAGTAGATGTGTGCTCGGACTATAGAGTCATTTAATGTTATGTTCATGCACTGCTCGCTGTGCATTAGAGACGAATGAATCCATTTACTGCACCACAATGAGTTTATTGTAAGGTTATTGTTACAGTAAATACTTCTGCCAGTGTTGTGTCTGATGTACAACGTTTTAATAGCCTCAGAAGTGCATTATGATAGGGACACTGTTGAGCAGTGAAATGTATGGTTACTGTGGTGAACCTGAAA includes:
- the LOC126401525 gene encoding B2 bradykinin receptor-like, which gives rise to METDARDELVCNHTEAWDWVYTMQPAYMSIICLLGVIGNSFVLCVFYLQKRRSSVADIYLSNLAAADLLMVSCLPFWVATIINKFNWRFGEPMCQLTGIIIGMNYYCSVLFLTLVSVDRYLVLTRPLTQGRERRAFWAHVICIGIWITGVMLSFPAILFRSVQFIPHLDTEACYLDYPHEGWRLRYNMTANIVCFLIPVPIVSFCTYHITKVLRQSQKMRKGSRGSVERKAACLVLVVLAVFILCWLPYQVIIFLDTLDHYEVITGCTWAYVLDIGNQIATYIGYSNSSLNPFLYVIVGKHFKQRAREVFRLVCSGRKRQWKKSGHSNANVNLTKQTESTEI
- the LOC126401528 gene encoding B2 bradykinin receptor-like, giving the protein MTLQSTSIPDFSTTALYGAQNNTNGSDCTDPYDWEWLHTGQPVYILVITVLGVIFNAFVLVVFCFHKKPCTVAEIYLSNLAAADLVLVSCLPFWAVYISNGFNWHFGLFLCKVINMGIKLNAYSSIYFLVLVSIDRYVALVRTMSHGRMRRPKYAKLGCALVWGFGLLLSVPTLIFRKVDYLPDYDVTACYLVYPNHTVELLFDGMLVVFSFIIPISIISFCTIRIIQALKVQAIERFNAEKTEQKATTLVLVVLLAFLICWVPFHIVTTLDVLLRAEVLGGCHLLSVLEICNQLFTYLGFFNSVLNPILYVIVGKNFRKKVRELFKQWHLERTITSESSRSSNLSSTLKTMV